The stretch of DNA AACAGTATTGGGTCAGGACTCTTTGTGTCAACCAGGCGCTACCTTCTTCGGCCTGCCGCGGGGGTGGAGGGTGGAATCTAGGTTCAGGCGGCGGGCAATGGACTGGGTCCAATCGGGATCGCCGAAGGGGGAGCCTCGGCGGATCGCGTGGCGGACGGCGTCGACTTCTGTCTTGGACATCGCCTGATTGACTCGGTCTTTCCAATGACTAGGTCGGGCGATCGGCCACGGCGTCAGGAGATCGGGCTTTCGCCGCGGCTTGGCCAACCAACGGGCGAGCGATCCCCATTTCCAGTCTTCGGCCAAAGTTACCAGGCCAGCCTGCCGGGCATTGCGTTCGACATAACGACATACGACCAGAAAATGCCCGTCGTCTTGCACCGGAAAAATCTTGAACCGCCCTTGATAGATGTGCCCTTTGCCGGAAGTGTGGCGGTGCGCGTGTCGGCGCATCGTGTGCGTCAGGGTGACCCACCGCAGCAAATCGCTCATGCCACAGTCAGCGTGGGACGGACGACCAAATGCCAATGGTTGGGCATCAGTTGGTAGGCTAAAATTTGACACGGGTACCGCGACAGCCCCTCGGCCAAAATACGCTCGAACGCATCGAAATCGTCCGGCGTATCGAAGATCGCCGCCCGAGAGTTGCCTCGATTCAAGGCATGATAAATGCCGCCCGCTTCGTCGGCTCGCTTTGGTCTACCCATGACAGCAGGGTATCATGTGCTGGCGGAGGAAAAAAGAGTCCTGACACCTTTTTTCCACGAGATTTTGAACCGCAGATGGGCGCAGATGACCGCAGATAAGAAAGTAACGTGAAGGGTTGAGGGAGTTTGGTTCGCGGCAGGGTGGGCCGGTTGGTGATTGCTGGCCGCATTCCCTCGGCTTGCGCACTCGCACTTAGTGTGGGTGGTTCCTTCCGCTTTCCGCTTTGGTTCGGGCTCGCTTTGCGAAGCTTTCTTCACGTTGGGGGCTCTTTTCTTGTGCCCTCGGTCTCGGGTGCTATAGTTCAGCCGAGCGGGTTCTGTTGCAGCGATTGAGCCTGATTTGCGGTGTGGGACTTGGGGCGGCGAGGGAACTGGGTGATGACGACTTCGGCGGAGGTTGCCGACAGCGGCAAGACGGTTCAGCAGTATATCGACGAGGCGCCGATCTGGTCGGACGGGACCGCGACGGCGACCACGCCGCTGACGCCGATGCAGTGGCGGATCTGGTGGTTGGCGGCCGCCGGCAAGTTCTTTGAAGGGCTGGTCGTCTTTATGACCGGCGTCGCGCTGCCGCTGCTGGCGGCGCAGTTTGAATTGGGGCCGGCCGCGCATGGCGTGGTCGGCGCGGCGTCTCTATTGGGGATCTTGATCGGGGCGACCGCTTTGGGCGGGCTGGCCGATCGATTCGGCCGCAAGCCGATCTTCATTTTAGAGATGGCGATCTTCACCGCGTTTCTGGTGGGTGTGGCGCTGAGCCCGAACTTTTGGGTGCTGGTCGTTTGCCTGTTTGGGCTGGGCGTGGCGCTGGGGTGCGACTATCCGACGGCTCACCTGGTGATTTCGGAATGCATGCCGAGCAATAGCCGCGGCAAGTTTGTGCTGGGCGCCTTTGGCTTTCAAGCGATCGGGGCGCTGGCCGGCGCCGGCATCGGCTTTTTGATTTTGTATGAGAACCCGCACTTGGACGCGTGGCGATGGATGTACGCGACGGCGATCGTGCCGGCGGTGATTGTGACCGTGGCTCGGCTGACGATCACCGAAAGCGCCCATTGGCTGTTTGCCCGGGGGAAGGTGGAAGCGGCCGAGCGGGAGACGCTGCGGCTATTGGCCCGGACGCCAGCGTATCCGAAAGAGGTGGCGCTCGACTTGGCGAAAGAACAGGCCGAGTTCGCCGAGTTGGAACAGGCGGAACGGGGCGGCGGCTACGCCGAGCTGTTTGCGGCGAAGAACCGCCGGGCAACGATTTTGACGTCGGTTCCTTGGTTCTTGCAGGACCTCAGCACCTACGGCATCGGGATCTTTACGCCGACGATTTTGGCGGCGGCGGTTGGCTCGCAGAAGGAACATGCGACCAAGGTGGCCGATATCGTGCTGAACGACATGACGGCCGCCAAGGGGGCCGCGGTGATCGACTTGCTGTTGATCGTGGGAATTGTGGCGGCGGCGCTGTTGGCCGATCGGGTCGGGCGAATCAAGCTGCAGATCTTCGGCTTTGTCGGCTGTGCGGGCGGGCTGTTTCTGGCGTCGCTGTCGGTCGACATGGGTGATCCGACGCGGCTCTACCTGATCTTCGCAGGCTTCATGACGTTCAGCTTTATGACCAACCTGGGGCCGAACGCGCAGACTTACCTGATCGCCGGCGAAGTCTTTCCGACCCACATCCGCGGCAAAGGCGCTGGGCTGTCGGCGTCGTTCGCCAAGATCGGCGCGGTGCTGACGGCGTTTCTGTTTCCGATCCTATTGGCCGACATCGGCGTGCGATGGTTGCTGTATATCTTGATCGCGGCGTCGCTGCTGGGCGCGATCGTCACCTGGCTGACCCGCATCGAAACGGCCGGGGTGAATTTGGAAGAGATTGGGAAGTGAGCGAGCGCCACGCTTGAATGTAGGGTGGTGATCGGCAACGAGAACGAGAGAGGCTTACTTGCCGACAGTGCGGGCGACTTTGAAGCGAAAGCGTTAGTCGTCGCCCGTGCCGAGCTTTTCGTCGGGGCCGAGCAGTCCCATCACGACGATCAGTACCGGGCCGAACGGGCTAGCTGCCTGTTGAAAAATGCCATCGTGGCATTTTCCAACCTCGCCAGGCTCAGAGCGTAGCTCTTCGCGGCTCGCAAAATAACGACTTACGTCGCTATTTTGGGATCGCATCCCTGCGATCCAGCAGCCCGTTGAGAAAATCAACGGACTGCTAGAGCTAGTTTGCCGCCGGGGCGGCAGGTCGGCCGGTGGGCGGCGCCGGAGCCGCGGCATCCGGGCGGGCGAGAGTGGCTGTGCCGCCGTGTCGGAGGTGGCCTGGGTCGAGGTATCGCGATTGCTCAGCGGGGGAGAAGCGGCGGTTTGACTGGCGTCAACCGTCTCCATCTGCCATCGGCCGAGACCTTGGTCTCCGGCGGCACTTCCTGGTCGGGTCCCAGCGACATGGTCGCTCGCATTTTGGACATGAAAAATAGTTCTTTGTGGTCGAGGTCGAATACCCCGAGAGAACCGCATGAATGTAGGTACTGTTCAGGGGTCATTCAACGTGAAATCGGAGATTCATTACTTGGCGCAATTCGCTCCGTCAGCCGGCCGCCAAGTTGGTGGATGTCGCCGTAATCCGGGCTAGCAAGTGGTCATGCCAAGTCGGCTGGGCGCGACACTTCGTCTTATCGCCGCCTATCCGCCCAGTCTGCGGACCGCGGCGGCGACGCCGAGGGCGACCTCGGTCATCCGCTCGTAGTCGAGCGTGTCGGGCGTGTCGGTCATTTGGTGATAGTTGGGATTGCGCAAAAAGCTGGTGTCGGTCAGCATCAGCGCCGGGTAGCCTTGGTCCCAGAACGAACTGTTATCGCTGCGGCGGATCTCGTGGATCTTCTCCGGCAGATTGAGCGACCAGAGTGGCAGCTGGGAGCCTTGTTTGAAGCCGCGGCGGAACTGCCAGTTCAGCTTCCAACTGCTCAGATTGCCGACCGCCGCCAGGAAGTTTCCGACTGTCGGAAAGAGCGGGTGAAAGATCTTGGGCATCGTGTCGGGGATTTTTTGCGAGTTGGGATCGTCCCGAAAGTAACCGACCATCTCTAGGCAAAGCATGCCGAGGATCTGCTCGTTGGCCGCGCGGGCCGTTCGCGCATGGTGCTGACTGCCCATCGCGCCCAGGTTGAAATAGGGCGCCTCTTCGCAGGCGAACGCCACATACCGCAGCGTCCGCCGCGGCGCGTGAGCTTTCAACAGTCGCGCCACTTCCAGCATCACCGCCACCGCCGAGGCGTTGTCGTCCGCGCCTGGCGTATAGGGCGTTGAGTCATAGTGGGCGCCAAGCAGGATGATCTGCTCCGGACGCTGGCTGCCGCTGGTTTCGACGATCAAGTTGGTCGCTTCCCCCTCGCCGGCGTCGTAGGTCTGCTGCCGCACCTGATAGCCCATCTCGATCCATTGCTGCGTGATGTAACCAATCGTCGACGTCAGGGCCGCCGGATGACGCAGGGTGCGAATGCCGATCAGATTGGCCAGGCAATCGACATGCTTGGTCAGACGCGCGGCGATAGCGGCATTGTCGATTGTCGATTCGTTGGCTTGTCGCATTGCGCATGAACCAGTTGATGGCGAATTGTCGATTTCTTGCCCGCATAAATCGGCTACGGCAGGCGAGTTGATTTCTTTTTACCCGTTATCGCGTTCGTTTTCGCGTAGTAGAAACAAGAACGTCCCTTCGCGGGTAAGCTTTTCGCCCCCCTGCTCTTCAATTTGGGAGACTCTCATGCCCCGTTTGCAAACTGCGCTTTGGATTGGCGCTTGTTTTTCCGTTCTGTTTTTCACGCGATCGAGCGTCGCTGAGCCGCCGACGGCTGAAGAGTCGCTGGTCAGCTATGACCTGGCGAGCGGCAAAGCGGCGCTGGAAGATTACCTGGCCGAAAACGAAGGGGACGCTTCGCAGCGGTTCGGCCTGGGGGTGGTGCAGTTCGCCAGCGCCGTCGAGACGATGTCGCAGTCGTTCTACGAATGCGGCGTGCGCGACCATCGCCAGCAGATTCCCTTTCTGCGGATCGTCGCTGCAGAAAATCCAAATCCCAAAGCGACTAGCTATCAGGACGTCCGCAACATCTTGCAGCGTTTTGTCGACGACCTGGCGGTGGCGGAACAAACGCTGGCCAAAGTCGATGACAAAGAGGTGAAGCTGCCGCTGCCGCTGTTTCAGATTCGCTTGGATCTCAACGGCGATGGAACGACCACCGAAGCCGAGACGCTCGCGGGCGTCGCGATGCACTTGCGGATGATCGAAAATGTGCCTGGCAACGCCGGCGTCGATCGCCCCTACGAAACGGTCGTTGCGTTCGACTACGCCGATTGTCTCTGGCTGCGGGGCTACTGTCATCTATTGAGCGGCTTGGCCGAAACGTGGCTGGCCTATGACATGCAACAACTGCATGATCGGGCTGGCTACGTCCTATTCGAGAAGATCGATTCGCCGC from Blastopirellula retiformator encodes:
- a CDS encoding MFS transporter translates to MTTSAEVADSGKTVQQYIDEAPIWSDGTATATTPLTPMQWRIWWLAAAGKFFEGLVVFMTGVALPLLAAQFELGPAAHGVVGAASLLGILIGATALGGLADRFGRKPIFILEMAIFTAFLVGVALSPNFWVLVVCLFGLGVALGCDYPTAHLVISECMPSNSRGKFVLGAFGFQAIGALAGAGIGFLILYENPHLDAWRWMYATAIVPAVIVTVARLTITESAHWLFARGKVEAAERETLRLLARTPAYPKEVALDLAKEQAEFAELEQAERGGGYAELFAAKNRRATILTSVPWFLQDLSTYGIGIFTPTILAAAVGSQKEHATKVADIVLNDMTAAKGAAVIDLLLIVGIVAAALLADRVGRIKLQIFGFVGCAGGLFLASLSVDMGDPTRLYLIFAGFMTFSFMTNLGPNAQTYLIAGEVFPTHIRGKGAGLSASFAKIGAVLTAFLFPILLADIGVRWLLYILIAASLLGAIVTWLTRIETAGVNLEEIGK
- a CDS encoding M28 family metallopeptidase, which translates into the protein MRQANESTIDNAAIAARLTKHVDCLANLIGIRTLRHPAALTSTIGYITQQWIEMGYQVRQQTYDAGEGEATNLIVETSGSQRPEQIILLGAHYDSTPYTPGADDNASAVAVMLEVARLLKAHAPRRTLRYVAFACEEAPYFNLGAMGSQHHARTARAANEQILGMLCLEMVGYFRDDPNSQKIPDTMPKIFHPLFPTVGNFLAAVGNLSSWKLNWQFRRGFKQGSQLPLWSLNLPEKIHEIRRSDNSSFWDQGYPALMLTDTSFLRNPNYHQMTDTPDTLDYERMTEVALGVAAAVRRLGG
- a CDS encoding transposase; its protein translation is MGRPKRADEAGGIYHALNRGNSRAAIFDTPDDFDAFERILAEGLSRYPCQILAYQLMPNHWHLVVRPTLTVA